GACGCCGTCGACAAGATCGCCAAGCGGCGCGTCGCCTGACGCGGAGAGGCCTCGAAACGGACAACGCCACGGGCGGTGTCGCGTCCGCCCGTGGCGTCTTCCCGTGGAGGAGGGAGCTCCCCGTTCAGCCCCAGATGACCATCGACTTCACCTTGTCTCGATCTCGACGCCGGCTCGGAGCGCGTCGTGCACCAGCGTCTCCATCTGGTGATCGAGAATTGCGATCCTCTTCTCGAGTTCCAGGATGAGGGGCGCCACCCTGGTGCGGTACCCGAGACGCGGCTCGAACGATCGCGTGTCTCCGGCGAAGGCCGATTCGGAGAAGTCCACGCGCTTCAGCTCCAGATCCAGCTCGAAGGCGAGCGAATCGCGGCCCTGTCTCAGGCTGCGGTAGTCGTCTTCGTACCGCGCGATCGTATAGTCCGACGGTGCTATGGCTACGAAGCGCGGCAGCGTCGCGGCCGGCTCCTTCTGCATGGCCAGGGGGGGAAGCCGTCTGAGGTCTTGGTTCGTGTAGGCCCCCGGAACGTCGATCTTGGAGAGATCCGCGTTCGTGTAGAGCTGCTGACCGAACGCGAGGACGGGCCAGACGAGGCCCGCCAGAACAACGGACACTTTCATCACGTCCTCCCGATGCGCCCGGCCGGGACGACGGAACGCGAGGCGCGTCCGTTGGCTCTTCCCGGCCGGCCGGACCCAACCCGAATGGGGCCGGCTTTGAGCTGCGGCGCTGAGTGCCGGTCATATACGGCGAGACCGGGGCTCCGGCAACGGGATTTTTCATCGAACGATCTGCATGAACACCGCACCCCGCCTTACTTCCACGGCAGCGTCAATTATCCGCCGCGGACGCAAGGGGACGCGGCGGACCGCACTCGCTCATTGAAAGCACGGCGATCGGCCGCTATAATGCCCGCCTCTTCGGAGCCGCCCGACCCATGAAGCGAAGCGCGAATGGACTCCTCCCCGGAATGCTCGCGGCCGTCGTCGCGACGTCCGTGTCCGTCGTCGCCCTCCTCGCCGCTCCGGGGGTGCCCGAGACGAAGAGACTCGCCAACGGCATGCCGGTGATCGTCCTCGAGGACCACACGCTCCCCCTGGTCTCGGTGAGCCTGTGGGTGCACGCCGGCAGCAAGGACGAGATCGAGACCTCCGCGGGGTACGCGCACTTCCTCGAGCACCTCGTGCAGCGCGGCACTGACACCGCCGGTCCGTCCGAGTACCAGAGACTGGCGCACCGCTGGGGCGGAGCCGTCTCGGTCCGGGCCAACTATGACCGCACCTCCATCACAGCCACAGGCGTCTCCTCGGCCCTGGACCCGATGGTGGACGCCGTCGCCGCGATGGCGCTGCGGGCGAAACTCGGTGACAAGGAGATCGATCAGGAGCTCGGAATGCTGTCGCAGGAGGTCCACAATTATTACGACGAGCCGTCCTCCGTGGCGTTTCTCGAGAGCATGCGGGCGGCCTTCCCGAATCATCCGTACCGCTTCCCCCCGCTCGGCAGCCTCAAGACGATCGGCACCCTGAAGCACGATCCCCTGGCCGCCTTTTACAAGAACCTCTACGTGCCGAACAACATGGCCCTGGTCCTGGCGGGGGATCTGGACCCCGTGCGGGCGCGGGAGCTGGCCGAGCGGGCCTTCGGCAAGGCCCCCGCGAGCGCCACGCTGCCCGGCAAGCCGCGTCCTCTCACGGGATTCGCGGGGCACGACGACAAGGAGAAGCCCCTCGAGGTGAACGAGCCGTGGACCACGCTGACCTTCGTGGGTCCCGGTTACAGGCACCCGGATCGCCCGGCGTTCGAAATCCTGGCCAGGTTTCTGGGGGAGGCCGGCGGCTCGCCGATCGCGCACGCCCTGGTACGAGACAGGACCGGTTCATCGGCTCAGGTCACTTTCTACCGGCTGGAGGACGCGGGCGTCCTCTACGTGGGAACGATCCCCGCGTCACCCGAGACCTCCTACGCCGCCGCCACCACCGCGCTCGGTGAAATCACCGCCCTCAAGAAGAGCGGCCTGAAGGATGACGAGGTCAAGGCCCAGATCCAGCGGTTCCTGAAGGAGGAGCGGCAGAAGGCGGAGCGCCTGGACGGTCTGTCGGAGTCGATGGGCGAGGCGGCGCTCTTCGGCGGCGTACGTTACTACTGGGACCTTCCCGACGTGTACGGGCGCCTCACCGCGGCCGATGTGAACCGCGTCGCCGCGAAATACCTGGTGGCCGAGAACCTGCGTATCGTCGTGATCGTCCCCAAGAAGAGCGGCCCCCTCGCCGAGGCGGAAAAGACGCGCTTCCACGCGGCGCTCGACACGCTCGGCGGCATGGCCAAGGATGCGCCACCCCCTGGTTTCGAGGCCCGGTTGTACGTCGGGGATGACGCCGCGCGCGTCCACGACACAGCGTGGGGAGACCCGCGCGACGCCCGCGCTCCGAGGCCACCCGTCAAATTCCCGATCGACGGCGGTCCCACCCTCGTCGTGCAGGAGGACCACCGGCGTTCCCTGGCGGCGGTGTCGCTGCAGCTCCCCGCCGGATCGGCCGACGACCCGCCGGGGAAGGAAGGTCTGGCGTACCTGGCCGGGCGCGTGCTGTCCCCCGCGCCGACGCTCCCGGCGCAGGGGGAGGCCGTGCGCTCCGGCGGAAGGCTCGTGCTCCTGCCGGACATCCAGGTGTCGCGTGACCTCACCGAGGTGCGCTTCCTTGCGTCGCCCGCCGATCTGCGACCGGCGTTGTCCGCCCTCGCCGTCTCGATCCTGAAGCCGGTGGTCTCCGACGCCGAATTCGATGCGCTGCGGACGGGGACGAGGGAGGCGCTGGAACGGGCCGGGAACGATCCCTCGTTCGTGAGCCTGGACCTGTTCCGGGAGAAGGTGTACGCGGGCCACCCTTACGCGCACGCCTCCGTCGGCACGGCGTCGGGCCTGGCGGCCGTGACCCGGGCCGACATCGAGACCTTTCTGAAGACGTCTCTCCGTCCGGACGGGGCGGTCCTGGCGGTCGCGGGGGATGTGGATCCCGAAGAGATCCGGAGAATGTTTGCGGATCTGTTCGGGTCGTGGAGGAACCCGGACCCGGGGCCGTCCCGCAAGGAGAAGCGGCCGGCACCCTCCGCTGCTCCGACGGATGCGGCCGCTTCGCCGGCCTCGGAAGCGCCGGCCGCGGGGGAACCGAAGCGAGCCGCCGGAATCCGTTCCACCGCCGGCGAATTCACCCGCCTCCTGACCTCGTCCCAGAGCAGTGTTCTGATCGGCGTGCCGGGTGTGGCGATCTCCGACCCCGATTTCGACGATTTGCGCCTCCTGGGGGCGGGTCTCACCATCCTGGCGTTCGAGGACATCGTGTTCAAGAGACGCGCCGCGTTCTCGGCCACCGCGATCCCGGAAGCGCTGCGCCGGGGAGGCTCGTTCGCGCTCGCGGTGGTCGCACAGACCTCCCGGCGGGACGAGGCGATGTTCGATCTGCAGCGCCTCATGCGCAGTCTGGCGGTGAGCACCCTGGAGCAGAAGGACGTGGACGATTTCGCCCGGGTCGAGACGGGGCGCGAGGCGACGGGGCTTCAGGGAGTCCTCGCCCTGGCCAGCGCGCTCTCCTACCGCTCGGTCAACGGGCTCGGAGCCCTCTCCGCCCAGAACGGTCTCTGGTCGCGGTCCGCGCCTCCGCCCGATCACGTGAAGGATCTGGCCGCCCGCTACCTGAAGCCGGAGTCGTGGATCGTGATCCAGGTCGGGCCGCTCTCACCCTGAGACGTGTCCCGACCCTGACGTACTCCCCGCTGCGGCCTCCGACCTTGCGCAGGAGGCGGATCGCCCCCAGCGTCATCCCCCGGTCGATCGCCTTGCCCATGTCGTAGAGCGTCAGGAGCGACGCCGTCACCGCCACCAGGGCCTCCATCTCGACGCCGGTGCTGAAGCGCGCCCGGACCCGCGACTCCACCTCGATCGTGCGCCCGTCGCCGCCGAAGCGCACTCCCACCTCGACGTGCTCGAGGGGGATGGCATGGCAGAGCGGGATCAGCTCCGAAGTCCTCTTGGCGGCGCTGATTCCTGCGACCCGCGCAAGGGCGACGGCGTCCCCTTTCGCCGCTCTCCGCCTGCGGATCGCGCGGTACGCCTCCCGGCTCATGCGGATCGATCCGGCCGCCACCGCCTCCCGGAGGGTGGGAGGCTTGGCGCTGACGTCCACCATGCGCGCCCGGCCGCGCGCGTCGACATGACTGAGGCGGGGGGTCCGGCTTCGGTCGGTTCGCTTCATGCCGGACTGGCCATCAACATTTTTTCAGCCTTCGCCAGATCCGCGGGGGAATTGACGTTCAGGAAGATCTCCTCCCCGCCGAAGGGAAGCAGCTCGTCCCCCTCGATGATCCGCGCTCCGACCTCCCGCAGGACACCGTGCACCGAGCGCTCCCCCTCGGCGAGCCGCCGCTCGATGCTCTCGAGGCACGAGACGGCATAGGCCGCCGCCAGGACCTGCATCTCCCCCGCCGCCCGCGGCACAACCGCCGCGTGGCGCTCGCACTCCCCTGCCAGATATCGCAGGAAAGCGGGGGGGACGAGCGGCAGGTCGCAGGCGAGCGCCACGACCACCGGCGTACCGCCGATGAACAGACCGTGCCGCAGGGCGTTGAGCGGCCCGAGCCGGCCATGACCGGCGGCCCCCTCGTCCTCGAAGCGCACACCTGCGAGCCCGGCCGCCTCCCGCGTCGCCCCGAGGATCAGCGGAACGCCCCCCGCGTCGCGCACAGTACCGACGGCGCGCTCCAGGAGCGTGCGCCCCGCGACCAGGACCAGCGCTTTGTCGCGTCCCATGCGCTCGCTCCGACCACCGGCAAACACGAGACCGGTCCACACGAGAGGCAGAATAGCACGAGGCTCGTGAAGCCCACGCGAACGCGCGGGGGCGGGAGTAGAATACCTCCCCGTGGCCACACCTCAGAGCCCGGCGCAGGCCTCCTCCGCGCCGCGCGGTGGACGAACCTTCACACACGTCATGCGGCGCTTCGTGCGTCTCGGAGCGCTCGACGACGTGCGCCGTCTCCTCGACCGGATGCACCCGGCGGACATGGTCCAGATCCTGCGCACGCTGGCGCCGGCCGAGCGCAAGGCGTTCACCGACGTCCTCCTGGCGCACGAGCGCGCCGGAGAGGTCCTGGCCGACCTTCCCGAGCCCCAGGTCGAGGAGATCCTGGTGCAGGTCAGCAACGAGCGCATCGCCTCCCTGGTGTCCCGCCTGGCGCCCGACAAGGCGGCGGATCTGCTCCGTCTCCTGTTCGAGGATCGGGTGGTCGCCATTCTCAAGCTGCTGGACGAGAAGACGGCCGCGATCCTGGACCGGCTGATGACCTACGGCCCGGAGACGGCCGGCGGCATGATGACCACGCGCTTCCTGGCCCTGGATCGGCACACCCGCGTCGGCGAGGCGGTCTCCCGCATCCGCTCGGAGCCTGAAGCGGAGATGGTCTTCTACCTCTATGTCGTGGACGAGACGCAGCGCCTCGAGGGGGTCGTCTCCCTGCGCCAGCTGGTCCTCGCGGGACAGGACCAGGAGCTGCGGGAGATCATGAACCCCAAGGCGATCCGGGTCCGCGTCGACACGCCGCGCGCCGAGGTGGCCGACGTGATCTCGCGCTACAACCTGCTGGCGGTGCCGGTCGTGGACGCCTCGAATGTCCTGTGCGGCATCGTCACCGTGGACGACGCCATCGACGCCATCACCGACGAGACCACCCGCGAGGTGTATCGCATGGCCGGCCTGAACACGGAGGACCGCATCGCCACCCCTCCGTATGAATCGGTCCGCCGGCGCCTGCCCTGGATGATCCTCAACCTCGCCACCGCGATTCTCGCCTCCTGGGTGATCTCGTTCTTCGAGGCTTCGATCGCCCAGGTCGTCGCCCTCGCCACCCTGATGCCGATCGTCGCCAGCATGGGCGGCATCGGGGCCACACAGGCGTCCACGGTCATCGTTCGCGGCATCGCGCTCGGCGAGATCGATTTCTCCTCGGCGCGCCGCGCCCTGCTCAAGGAGATCCTGGTCGGGATGACGATCGGAGTGGCGACCGGTCTCGTCATGGCCCTCACGGCCTTCGTCTGGAAGGGGAATCCCTGGCTCGGTCTGATCATCTGCCTGGCCATGATCCTCAACCTCCTGGTGGCGGGGGCCTCGGGGGCCGCGATTCCTCTCCTGCTCAAGTGGCTGAAGCTGGATCCGGCGCTCGGTTCGAGCGTCATCGTGACCACGTTCACCGACTGCTTCGGCTTCATGTCCTTCCTCGGGCTCGGCACACTCCTCCTCAGCCACCTGAAATGACCCCGGCCTATAATCGAGCGTGATGAACGAGAAGACGGGCGAGCCGACTCCCGATCTCAGGTCCGATCGGGATGTCCCTTCTGGAATCCACTACGACCCGGACCTGGCGGTGCACGAGCCGGCGGAGGTGCCGGTGGAGATCCCGCCGCCGTCCCGCCGCCGTTCCCCGCTCCTGCTGTTCCCGCTCGGTCTCGCCGGGCTTGCCGTCGTCGTCTACATCGTGTTCGGCCTGATTGCGAGCGAGGGGAAATCCCCCTCCGATTATCTGGACGAGATCCGACTGCGCCGCGCGGACGCCTGGGAGCCCGCGTTCCGGCTCTCACGCCTGCTCGCCGGAAACGACCCGGTGAGCCTCGACCCGCGTTTCGTGCCGGACCTGATCACCGTGTTCCAGTCGGCGGGCGACGACGACCCGCGTCTGCGGCGCTACCTGGCGTTGTCGCTCGGCGAGGTCCGCGACCCCCGCGCGGTCGAGCCGCTCGTACAATCCCTCCGGGACCCCGACGTGCAGACGGCGATCTACGCCGCCTGGGCCCTCGGGGCGATCGGCGACGCGCGCGCCTCGCCCGCCCTCATCCCCCTTCTGGACCACGAAGACGCGGGCCTCCGCAAGATCGCGGCCTACGCCCTCGGGACCCTCGATGACCCCGGGTCGATAGCGCCCCTGCGCGGACTCCTGCATGACCCGGTCGAGGACGTCGCATGGAATGCCGCCCTGTCCCTGGCCCGTCGCGGCGATCGCGCAGGGCTTCCGCTCCTCCTGCGCATGCTCGACCGTGCCTACCTCGACAGCGTGCGGCGGGAGGATGAGTCGGGGCGGCCCAGGGCGCTGACGGAGGAGCAGAAGGAGGACGCGATCCGGAACGCGCTGCGCTCTCTCGTCCTGCTGCGCGACACCGATCACCTGGACCTTGTGCGGGCGATCCGTGAGAGCGACCCCAGCCTCCAGGTCCGCCAGGCCGCCTTCGAGTCGCTGGCCCTGTTGCAGCCGTCCGGACGCTGATCCCCCGCGGTTCGGTATTGACAGTGCGGGCGATTCGGTCGAAGATAGCCCTCCTTTTGGGACGCCCCGCATTGATCGACCGGCTCGACGAGGCGTTGGATGGCGCGTCCCTGGTTGTGATTTTTTTCACGAACAGGGTCGGGGCTTGACCGACGACTCAAACAACACGACTCCAGGACAACCGGCGCCCCGGGCTGCCAGCCCGGCGCCACCCGCAGCCCCGGCGGCAAAGCCGTCCCCGGCCGCCCCGGCAAAGGCGCCGGCCGCGGCCGCAGTGACACGGCGCGGCTTCCTTTCGGTTCTCGGTGTTGCCTGGACCTCCTTCGCCGCGGCCTGCGCGGCCGGCACCATCGCCACCACGCGATTCATGTTCCCCAACGTCCTGTTCGAGCCCCCGCAGCAGTTCAAGGCCGGGCTCCCTTCCGATTTCCAGGTGGGCACGGTCGATCAGCGCTTCAAGGAGAGCTTCGGGGTGTTCATCATCCGCGACGAAAAGGGGATCTACATTCTGCGGGCGGTCTGCACGCACCTCGGCTGCACGCCGAACTGGCTCGAGGCGGAGAACAAGTTCAAGTGTCCGTGTCACGGAAGCGGGTTCTACCGCTCGGGGATCAACTACGAGGGTCCGGCACCGCGCCCGCTCGAGCGGTACCGGGTGGTCCTCGCCGACGACGGGCAGATCCTGGTCGACAAGACCAAGATCTACGCCCAGGAGAAGGGCGAGTGGAGCAGTCCCGAATCGTTCATGACCGTGTGAAAGCCGGCGGGCGCCCGCCGGTTCGGCGCGGCGCCTCGGGGGGATGGAGCCGATGGCGGGCCTGAAGAAGCTCTGGGACTACACGCGCAATACCCAGCTCTGGAACTCGATCTTCCGTCACGGTCCGATGGACACAGCCCGCAACCGCGGCCTGGTCGTCCTGACGAACGTTTTCCTGCACCTGCATCCCGTGAAGGTGCGCAAGAGCGGGATTCGACTGCGCTTCACATGGTGCATGGGGGGGATCACCTTCTTCCTGTTCCTCGTGGAGGTGGCGACCGGTCTCCTCCTGATGTTCTACTACCACCCGACCGTCGAGTACGCCTACGTCGATATCGTCGACCTGCGCGAGCAGGTGCCGCTCGGCGTGATGCGGGAGCTGCACCGCTGGGGCGCGCACGCGATGGTGATCACGGTGTGGCTGCACATGCTGCGCGTCTTCATGACCGGTTCGTACAAGCCGCCCCGCGAATTCAATTGGAACGTGGGCGTGCTCCTCCTGGTGTTGACGCTTCTTTTGTCCTTCACGGGCTACCTGCTGCCCTGGGACCAGCTCGCCATGTGGGCGGTCACGGTCGGCTCGAACATGGCCCGCGCCACGCCGCTCCTCGGGCACGAGGGACCCGGCGCGAGCCTTCTCAAGCTTGGCGACATCAGCCTCATCAATGCCGGAAACGACATGCGCTTCGCGCTCCTGGCGGGACGGTTCGTCGGGGCCGGGGCGCTCCTGCGCTTCTACGTCCTGCACTGCGTCGGGATCCCTGTCGTCGCCATCATCCTGATGGCCGTGCATTTCTGGCGCGTCCGCAAGGATGGCGGCATCTCGGGACCTGTTTGAGGACGACGAAGCGATGATCGAATCGCTCAAAATCGCCATCAACTGGCTGTCGGCGCCGCCGCGCTTCTTCACTCTCACGGTCGGAGCCTTCCTGGTCCTCATTTTTCCCGGCGAGCTGGGGCCGGCCTGGCTGCGGCGTCTCACCCGTCCGGTCGCGTCGGTGTACCGGGCGAGGGTCGGGGGGATCCTGTTCGCAGTGGTCGGGGTCCTGTTCCTGTTCTCCTGCCTCGACCCCAACTTCGCGCTCATCGTCCTGAAGCCGGACAACGTGCCGATCGCCGGGATGATCTTCCTGGTGGCCTTCTTCGTCTGGTTCGCGCTCAAGGAGGGCCGCCGGAACGACGCCCTCAGGACCGCGGGCCAGCCGATCGTCGAGAAGCGCGAGGCGGGGGACGGCAAGGTCATGGTGTGGCCCGACCTGGTGTACACCGAGTTCCTCTGCATGATCCTGTGGACCATCTTTCTGATCGTCTGGTCGATCTATCTCAAGGCGCCGATCGAGGAGCCGGCCAACCCCGCCAAGACGCCGAACCCGAGCAAGGCGCCCTGGTATTTCCTCGGGCTGCAGGAGATGCTCGTGTACTACGACCCGTGGATCGCGGGGGTCCTCCTGCCGGGGCTGATCATCGTCGGTCTGTGCGCCATCCCGTACATCGACAAGAACCCGAAGGGGAACGGATATTTCACCTTCAGGGAGCGCAAGCCCGAGATCGCCATCTTCCTGTTCGGGTTCGTGGTCCTGTGGGTCTGGCTGATCATCATCGGCACCTTCCTGCGCGGCCCCAACCAGAACTTCTTCGGCCCCTTCGAGTACTGGGACGCCCACAAGCTGGTGCCGCTCATCAACGTCGACCTGTCGCAGATCATCTGGGTCAAGTGGCTGCACATGTCCCTCCCCAAGAACCCGATCGTCCGCGAGGTCTTCGGGCTGACGCTGGTGGCGGCCTACTTCCTGGCGCTGCCGCCGCTCCTCGCGAAGCGCGCTTTCAAGATGTATTACGAGAAGCTGGGCCCCGCGCGCTTTCACATCATGGTGTTCCTGGGGCTGACCATGCTCAGCCTGCCGATCAAGATGATGCTGCGCTGGACGCTCAACATGCACTACGTCGTCACCGTCCCGGAGATCTTCTTCAACATCTGACGGAGGAGGGGGGCGCCCTCCCCTGCCGAGGTGGTCGTGCCGAAGCTGACAGACGAGACGCTGCGGAAGATGAGCGCGATGAACCTCCTGTTCGCGGCGAGCAGCCTCGGTCTGCTCGTGACGATGGGGTGGATGGTGTACGACGACTACAGCCGCGGATGGAAGACGTACCAGAAGAAATTCCAGCGCCTCGAGGCGGAGAAGACGCACGCCCAGATCGATGCCGCGGAGAAGGCCATCGACACGTCCACGCTGGACGCTCTCCAGAAGCAGCGCGCCGAAGCCGAGGCCGCGGCCGGGCAGCACGCCAAGGACCTCGAAGCGGCCCAGAAGAAACTCCGGGAGATCGAGTCGGTCGCCTACCGGGACGATCTGGGCTACCGGACCACCAAGTCCACCTTCGACGCCAAGAAGTTCGACTACGAGGAGGCGGCGCACCGCGCGCTGCCCAAGGCCGCCACGATCGAGAAGGACATGGACGCTCTGCAGAAGCAGCTCGAGGATCTCCGGGTCAAGGGGCTCCTGCACGAGAAGGAGAAGGCGGACGCCCAGGCCGCGATCGATGCGATCAACGGCCGGATCGCCGAGACCGACAAGAAGATCGGCGATCTGGAGGCCGGGGTCGACCGCCTGAAGAAGAAACTCGACAAGGTCGAGCCGACCGGCCTCATGAAGGTGGCGATCGACGTGCTGAACGCGCCGCTCCTCGACTTCGTCGCCCCGTCCCTGAAGATCCAGCAGGTCGTCCTCGACAGGGTGCCGCTCGACATCAACTTCGCACGGGTGCCGCGGGCCGATCGCTGCCAGACCTGTCATCTGTCCGCCGATCGGGCCGGCTTCGAGGACGCGGCCGAGCCGTTCCGAACGCACGCGAATCTGAACTTCTTCCTGGGTGGATCGTCGCCCCATCCGGTGGACAGGTTCGGATGCACCGCGTGTCATCGCGGCCGGGACCGGGCGGTCGACTTCCTGTACGCCGTGCACCAGCCGGACTCGGAAGAGCAGACGAAGACGTGGGAGAAGGAATACGGCTGGAAGCACGATCACTACTGGGAGCAGCCGATGCTGGCGCTGCGCCGCACCGAGGCCGCCTGCCTGAAGTGTCACCAGGGCGTGGTCAGCGTTCCGGAGGCGCCCCGCCTCAACCGCGCGCTCGAGATCGTCAACCGCTACGGCTGCTACGGCTGTCACAAGATGCGCGGCTTCGAGAACCGGCCCAAGGTGGCGCCGACCTTGATGCATCCCACCTCGAAGCTGACGACGGAATGGATGGGACGCTGGA
Above is a genomic segment from Candidatus Dormiibacterota bacterium containing:
- a CDS encoding pitrilysin family protein yields the protein MKRSANGLLPGMLAAVVATSVSVVALLAAPGVPETKRLANGMPVIVLEDHTLPLVSVSLWVHAGSKDEIETSAGYAHFLEHLVQRGTDTAGPSEYQRLAHRWGGAVSVRANYDRTSITATGVSSALDPMVDAVAAMALRAKLGDKEIDQELGMLSQEVHNYYDEPSSVAFLESMRAAFPNHPYRFPPLGSLKTIGTLKHDPLAAFYKNLYVPNNMALVLAGDLDPVRARELAERAFGKAPASATLPGKPRPLTGFAGHDDKEKPLEVNEPWTTLTFVGPGYRHPDRPAFEILARFLGEAGGSPIAHALVRDRTGSSAQVTFYRLEDAGVLYVGTIPASPETSYAAATTALGEITALKKSGLKDDEVKAQIQRFLKEERQKAERLDGLSESMGEAALFGGVRYYWDLPDVYGRLTAADVNRVAAKYLVAENLRIVVIVPKKSGPLAEAEKTRFHAALDTLGGMAKDAPPPGFEARLYVGDDAARVHDTAWGDPRDARAPRPPVKFPIDGGPTLVVQEDHRRSLAAVSLQLPAGSADDPPGKEGLAYLAGRVLSPAPTLPAQGEAVRSGGRLVLLPDIQVSRDLTEVRFLASPADLRPALSALAVSILKPVVSDAEFDALRTGTREALERAGNDPSFVSLDLFREKVYAGHPYAHASVGTASGLAAVTRADIETFLKTSLRPDGAVLAVAGDVDPEEIRRMFADLFGSWRNPDPGPSRKEKRPAPSAAPTDAAASPASEAPAAGEPKRAAGIRSTAGEFTRLLTSSQSSVLIGVPGVAISDPDFDDLRLLGAGLTILAFEDIVFKRRAAFSATAIPEALRRGGSFALAVVAQTSRRDEAMFDLQRLMRSLAVSTLEQKDVDDFARVETGREATGLQGVLALASALSYRSVNGLGALSAQNGLWSRSAPPPDHVKDLAARYLKPESWIVIQVGPLSP
- a CDS encoding molybdenum cofactor guanylyltransferase; translation: MATGRYSTPAPARSRGLHEPRAILPLVWTGLVFAGGRSERMGRDKALVLVAGRTLLERAVGTVRDAGGVPLILGATREAAGLAGVRFEDEGAAGHGRLGPLNALRHGLFIGGTPVVVALACDLPLVPPAFLRYLAGECERHAAVVPRAAGEMQVLAAAYAVSCLESIERRLAEGERSVHGVLREVGARIIEGDELLPFGGEEIFLNVNSPADLAKAEKMLMASPA
- the mgtE gene encoding magnesium transporter yields the protein MATPQSPAQASSAPRGGRTFTHVMRRFVRLGALDDVRRLLDRMHPADMVQILRTLAPAERKAFTDVLLAHERAGEVLADLPEPQVEEILVQVSNERIASLVSRLAPDKAADLLRLLFEDRVVAILKLLDEKTAAILDRLMTYGPETAGGMMTTRFLALDRHTRVGEAVSRIRSEPEAEMVFYLYVVDETQRLEGVVSLRQLVLAGQDQELREIMNPKAIRVRVDTPRAEVADVISRYNLLAVPVVDASNVLCGIVTVDDAIDAITDETTREVYRMAGLNTEDRIATPPYESVRRRLPWMILNLATAILASWVISFFEASIAQVVALATLMPIVASMGGIGATQASTVIVRGIALGEIDFSSARRALLKEILVGMTIGVATGLVMALTAFVWKGNPWLGLIICLAMILNLLVAGASGAAIPLLLKWLKLDPALGSSVIVTTFTDCFGFMSFLGLGTLLLSHLK
- a CDS encoding HEAT repeat domain-containing protein, whose protein sequence is MNEKTGEPTPDLRSDRDVPSGIHYDPDLAVHEPAEVPVEIPPPSRRRSPLLLFPLGLAGLAVVVYIVFGLIASEGKSPSDYLDEIRLRRADAWEPAFRLSRLLAGNDPVSLDPRFVPDLITVFQSAGDDDPRLRRYLALSLGEVRDPRAVEPLVQSLRDPDVQTAIYAAWALGAIGDARASPALIPLLDHEDAGLRKIAAYALGTLDDPGSIAPLRGLLHDPVEDVAWNAALSLARRGDRAGLPLLLRMLDRAYLDSVRREDESGRPRALTEEQKEDAIRNALRSLVLLRDTDHLDLVRAIRESDPSLQVRQAAFESLALLQPSGR
- a CDS encoding Rieske 2Fe-2S domain-containing protein, whose amino-acid sequence is MTRRGFLSVLGVAWTSFAAACAAGTIATTRFMFPNVLFEPPQQFKAGLPSDFQVGTVDQRFKESFGVFIIRDEKGIYILRAVCTHLGCTPNWLEAENKFKCPCHGSGFYRSGINYEGPAPRPLERYRVVLADDGQILVDKTKIYAQEKGEWSSPESFMTV
- a CDS encoding cytochrome b N-terminal domain-containing protein, with translation MAGLKKLWDYTRNTQLWNSIFRHGPMDTARNRGLVVLTNVFLHLHPVKVRKSGIRLRFTWCMGGITFFLFLVEVATGLLLMFYYHPTVEYAYVDIVDLREQVPLGVMRELHRWGAHAMVITVWLHMLRVFMTGSYKPPREFNWNVGVLLLVLTLLLSFTGYLLPWDQLAMWAVTVGSNMARATPLLGHEGPGASLLKLGDISLINAGNDMRFALLAGRFVGAGALLRFYVLHCVGIPVVAIILMAVHFWRVRKDGGISGPV